One genomic region from Euleptes europaea isolate rEulEur1 chromosome 6, rEulEur1.hap1, whole genome shotgun sequence encodes:
- the LOC130479504 gene encoding disintegrin and metalloproteinase domain-containing protein 20-like, producing MANNLAWLLVLVLRSVLKETAAQTPPPGFRYASYEVIIPRKLTPRHGLKEPQHVNYLLKIEGKSHLVYLRQKRDFVPKHFPVFTYSKEGDLQVEYPFIRDDCFYDGFVRGRPLSVVAFSTCSGGLRGVLQVENKSYEIEPVLASATFQHVVYHLEEEKGAIHMRCGLTKEEELRQAAMIQNTRTIATGRSQDRPWWTHTTYAKVVIVVDHERYVQFGRNETVVALNVLNVIHLSNSWYAPLGVQIILLGLEIWSERNLINIADTINVLLDNFNTWRKNTLYSRLPHDAGHLFVYKRFGDALGLAFIGTVCWNAYSSAVNAYVSSSLFHFTNTFTHEQGHILGMYHDVAHCKCERGSCIMSAYHSNSDKFSNCSYKAFYNLMKSGGARCLFSAGHPDKRYKLPYCGNRVVEHGEQCDCGSRQSCQRDPCCQSDCKLRSGIACAFGECCSGCQYLPAGTVCRKSASVCDFPEYCNGTSEWCPEDVYVQDGAPCQDGTYCYHGKCSTHEEQCKMIFGSSATVASEVCFRELNTQGDRFGNCGVRGAYIKCTSGNVLCGRIQCKDVVEFLPLEGHSTIIQTRVNNSLCWGTDYHYGSRIPDIGAVNDGTSCGKDMMCINKQCVNISRLNYDCNMTKCHNWGICNSHKNCHCDYGWAPPYCLSEGYGGSIDSGPPPSQRLTAPFIRGLLIPPAVLVVVSVAGLGAYYRVNLMQWGRTFWEQN from the coding sequence ATGGCTAATAATCTTGCCTGGTTGTTAGTGCTGGTCTTGAGGAGTGTCCTGAAAGAGACTGCTGCCCAAACGCCCCCTCCAGGGTTCAGATATGCTTCTTATGAGGTGATCATCCCAAGGAAACTGACCCCCAGGCATGGGCTAAAAGAACCTCAGCATGTGAACTACCTGCTGAAGATTGAAGGGAAGAGCCACCTGGTATACCTCAGGCAGAAGAGAGACTTTGTCCCCAAACACTTCCCTGTTTTCACCTACAGCAAGGAGGGGGATCTCCAGGTGGAATATCCATTCATCAGGGATGACTGTTTCTATGATGGCTTCGTACGGGGCAGGCCACTGTCTGTGGTTGCTTTTAGCACTTGTTCAGGAGGTCTCAGGGGTGTTTTGCAAGTAGAAAATAAGTCCTATGAAATTGAACCTgtcctggcttctgctaccttTCAACATGTGGTGTATCACCTGGAAGAAGAGAAAGGGGCCATCCACATGAGGTGTGGGCTGACAAAAGAAGAGGAACTTCGTCAGGCAGCCATGATCCAAAACACAAGGACTATAGCAACTGGAAGATCTCAGGACAGACCCTGGTGGACACATACAACATATGCAAAGGTTGTCATTGTGGTGGATCATGAGCGCTATGTTCAGTTCGGGAGAAATGAAACTGTTGTTGCTCTGAACGTGTTGAATGTCATCCATCTTTCAAATTCCTGGTATGCGCCACTTGGCGTTCAGATAATCCTTCTTGGATTGGAAATATGGTCTGAAAGAAATCTCATAAATATCGCTGACACCATAAATGTTCTCCTTGACAATTTTAATACTTGGAGAAAAAACACACTTTATTCACGTCTACCACATGATGCAGGCCACCTTTTTGTATATAAACGTTTTGGAGATGCGCTGGGATTAGCGTTCATTGGAACAGTGTGTTGGAATGCCTATTCAAGTGCTGTTAATGCTTATGTAAGTTCCAGTTTGTTCCATTTTACTAACACTTTTACCCATGAACAAGGGCATATTCTTGGCATGTACCATGATGTAGCACACTGTAAATGTGAACGAGGTAGCTGCATTATGTCTGCCTATCACTCAAACAGTGATAAATTCAGCAACTGCAGTTATAAAGCGTTTTACAACTTAATGAAATCTGGCGGGGCACGGTGCTTGTTTTCTGCTGGACACCCTGATAAACGGTATAAACTCCCATACTGTGGGAACAGAGTAGTGGAACATGGAGAGCAATGTGACTGTGGTTCAAGACAGAGCTGTCAACGGGATCCTTGTTGCCAGTCTGATTGCAAGTTGCGTTCGGGCATCGCATGTGCTTTTGGAGAGTGCTGCTCCGGATGCCAGTATCTTCCAGCTGGAACTGTTTGCAGGAAAAGTGCTAGTGTCTGTGACTTTCCAGAGTACTGCAACGGGACTTCAGAATGGTGTCCTGAAGATGTTTATGTACAAGATGGTGCCCCATGTCAAGATGGTACCTACTGTTATCATGGGAAATGCTCTACTCACGAAGAACAGTGCAAGATGATCTTTGGCTCAAGCGCAACAGTGGCTTCTGAGGTCTGCTTCAGAGAACTGAATACTCAAGgcgaccgctttggcaactgtgGGGTTCGTGGTGCTTATATAAAATGTACTTCTGGGAATGTCCTGTGTGGCCGAATCCAGTGTAAAGACGTTGTTGAATTCCTTCCTTTGGAAGGACACAGCACCATAATTCAAACACGAGTTAACAACAGTTTATGCTGGGGCACAGACTACCATTATGGATCGAGAATACCTGATATTGGAGCTGTGAACGATGGCACTTCCTGTGGCAAAGATATGATGTGTATTAATAAGCAATGTGTTAATATATCTCGCTTGAACTATGATTGTAATATGACAAAGTGCCACAATTGGGGAATCTGTAACAGCCACAAAAATTGTCACTGTGATTATGGCTGGGCCCCTCCATACTGTCTAAGCGAAGGTTATGGTGGCAGTATTGACAGCGGACCCCCTCCATCACAGCGGCTCACTGCGCCATTTATTAGAGGGCTCCTAATTCCCCCTGCTGTTCTCGTTGTTGTTAGTGTTGCTGGTCTTGGTGCATATTACAGAGTCAATCTGATGCAGTGGGGTAGAACATTTTGGGAACAAAATTGA
- the LOC130479505 gene encoding disintegrin and metalloproteinase domain-containing protein 20-like, whose protein sequence is MANNLAWLLVLVLRSVLKETAAQTPPPGFRYASHEVFIPRKQTPRHGLKEPQHVNYLLKIEGKSHVVCLRQKRTFVPKHFPVFTYSKEGDLQVDYPFIRDDCFYDGFVRGRPVSLIILSTCSGGLRGVLRIENKTYEIEPVQASATFQHVVYRLEEDEGVEWCGVTQEDQHRQAATAQNAENLATEKDQYIPWQTQRMYAKLAVVVEHERYVQFGRNETVVVLQVLDIIHFIDSLYVSLGIHVVLVGLEIWSKSNPINISDSLESVLVNFNNWRKNTFVQRLEHDAGHLFVYKNFGRMVGFAYVGTMCNPLWASGAESYTSTSLFFISSTVAHEQGHILGMKHDDKFCTCEKKTCVMSASHTDSDQFSNCSHKQYLTLMKSHGAKCLLIASDPNKIYKPTYCGNKVVDSGEQCDCGSKLNCESDLCCQSDCKLRSGVTCAFGGCCSKCQYLPAGTVCRKSASVCDLPEYCNGTSEWCPEDVYVQDGAPCQDGTYCYHGKCSTHEEQCKVIFGSRATVASEVCFRELNARGDRFGNCGVDGITYYRCSARDILCGRIQCESIDQLSSVEEHSTIIQTHISHSLCWGTDYHRGTKITDIGAVKDGTPCGPDMICINRKCTNVSLLKYDCKVTKCQNRGICNSRKNCHCDSGWAPPHCLSKGYGGSVDSGPPPLHKVSTIYITGLLILLSIAVIAAVLVVYHRAELFPWSRAVISGFLSTKRYHVSY, encoded by the coding sequence ATGGCTAATAATCTTGCCTGGTTGTTAGTGCTGGTCTTGAGGAGTGTCCTGAAAGAGACTGCTGCCCAAACGCCCCCTCCAGGGTTTAGATATGCCTCTCATGAGGTGTTCATCCCAAGGAAACAGACCCCCAGGCATGGGCTAAAAGAACCTCAGCATGTGAACTACCTGCTGAAGATTGAAGGGAAGAGCCATGTGGTATGCCTCAGGCAGAAGAGAACCTTTGTCCCCAAACACTTCCCTGTTTTCACCTACAGCAAGGAGGGGGATCTCCAGGTGGACTATCCATTCATCAGGGATGACTGTTTCTATGATGGCTTCGTACGGGGCAGGCCTGTCTCTTTGATCATCCTCAGCACTTGCTCAGGGGGTCTTAGAGGAGTGTTGCGAATAGAAAATAAGACCTATGAAATTGAACCTGTCCAGGCATCTGCTACCTTTCAACATGTGGTGTATCGTTTGGAGGAAGATGAAGGTGTGGAGTGGTGTGGGGTGACACAGGAAGACCAACATCGACAAGCAGCCACAGCCCAAAACGCAGAGAATTTAGCAACTGAAAAGGATCAATATATACCTTGGCAGACCCAGAGAATGTATGCAAAGCTTGCTGTTGTGGTGGAACATGAGCGTTATGTCCAGTTTGGCAGAAATgaaactgttgttgttttgcaagTGCTAGATATCATCCATTTTATAGACTCACTGTATGTGTCCCTTGGTATTCATGTGGTCTTGGTTGGTCTGGAAATATGGTCTAAAAGTAATCCCATTAATATTTCTGACAGTCTAGAGTCTGTACTTGTCAATTTCAATAACTGGAGAAAAAACACCTTTGTTCAACGTTTAGAACATGATGCAGGCCACTTATTTGTATATAAGAATTTTGGACGTATGGTTGGATTTGCATATGTAGGAACAATGTGTAACCCCCTTTGGGCAAGTGGTGCCGAATCATATACTAGTACCAGCTTATTCTTTATTTCTAGTACAGTTGCCCACGAACAGGGGCATATTCTTGGTATGAAGCATGATGACAAGTTCTGTACTTGTGAAAAGAAAACCTGCGTTATGTCTGCCTCTCATACAGACAGCGATCAGTTCAGCAATTGTAGTCATAAGCAATATCTCACCCTAATGAAATCTCATGGAGCAAAATGCTTGTTAATTGCCTCAGACCCCAACAAAATATATAAACCCACGTACTGTGGGAACAAAGTAGTAGACAGTGGAGAGCAATGTGACTGTGGTTCAAAATTAAATTGTGAATCAGACTTATGTTGCCAGTCTGACTGCAAGTTGCGTTCGGGTGTCACTTGTGCTTTTGGAGGGTGCTGCTCCAAATGCCAGTATCTTCCAGCTGGAACTGTTTGCAGGAAAAGTGCTAGTGTCTGTGACCTTCCAGAGTACTGCAACGGGACTTCAGAATGGTGTCCTGAAGATGTTTATGTACAAGATGGTGCCCCATGTCAAGATGGTACCTACTGTTATCATGGGAAATGCTCTACTCATGAAGAACAGTGCAAGGTGATCTTTGGCTCAAGAGCAACAGTGGCTTCTGAGGTCTGCTTCAGAGAATTGAATGCTCGAGgtgaccgctttggcaactgtgGAGTTGATGGTATTACTTATTACAGATGCAGTGCTAGGGATATCCTGTGTGGACGAATCCAGTGTGAAAGCATTGACCAGTTATCTTCTGTGGAAGAACACAGCACCATAATCCAAACACACATTAGCCACAGTCTGTGCTGGGGCACGGATTACCATAGAGGAACAAAAATTACTGACATTGGAGCCGTGAAAGATGGCACTCCTTGTGGCCCAGATATGATATGTATTAATAGGAAATGCACCAATGTGTCCCTCTTAAAATATGACTGTAAAGTGACAAAGTGCCAAAATCGGGGCATATGTAACAGCCGCAAAAATTGTCACTGTGATTCTGGCTGGGCTCCCCCACACTGTCTAAGTAAAGGCTATGGTGGCAGCGTCGACAGCGgaccccctcccctgcacaaaGTCAGTACAATATATATCACAGGGCTCCTAATCCTCCTTAGCATTGCTGTCATTGCTGCTGTCCTGGTTGTATATCATAGGGCAGAACTTTTCCCGTGGTCTAGAGCAGTGATCTCAGGATTCCTTTCAACAAAGAGATACCATGTCAGCTATTGA